The Terriglobales bacterium genome includes a window with the following:
- the queA gene encoding tRNA preQ1(34) S-adenosylmethionine ribosyltransferase-isomerase QueA — protein MLVSEFDYHLPKELIAQEPLADRAASRMLHVERGTGQFHDRLFREFPDLIRPDDLVVFNNTKVFPARIFGHRSGSHAQAVSPNNPAAKEFLKGKCEALLVRPVAEWDWEALVRPGRKIGLGERLTFSDELNAEVVARGEFGERTLRFDPVPDFFAAVEKVGHVPLPPYIDRADKATDRDRYQTVYARERGSVAAPTAGLHFTPEILDRLRQRGVETTEVTLHVGLGTFQPVHEERVEDHKLHQEWYRITPQSADSINRALDEGRRVLAVGTTAVRTLEHAGRNGRIEAGSGDTSLFIYPGYQFRVVSAMLTNFHLPKSTLLMLVSALGGKDLVLSAYEHAVQEKYRFYSYGDCMLIE, from the coding sequence GTGCTTGTCTCCGAATTTGACTACCATCTTCCGAAGGAACTGATCGCGCAGGAACCCTTGGCGGACCGCGCCGCCTCGCGCATGTTACACGTGGAACGCGGCACAGGTCAGTTTCACGATCGTCTCTTTCGCGAGTTCCCGGACCTGATTCGCCCGGACGATCTGGTGGTTTTCAATAACACGAAGGTTTTCCCGGCGCGGATTTTCGGTCATCGAAGCGGATCGCATGCACAAGCCGTCAGCCCGAACAATCCCGCTGCTAAGGAGTTCCTAAAGGGGAAGTGCGAAGCGCTGCTGGTACGTCCGGTCGCCGAGTGGGACTGGGAAGCCCTCGTGCGTCCGGGACGAAAAATAGGTCTGGGTGAACGGTTGACCTTCAGCGACGAGCTTAATGCTGAAGTCGTTGCGCGCGGTGAGTTCGGTGAACGCACATTGCGTTTCGATCCGGTCCCCGACTTCTTCGCTGCCGTTGAGAAAGTTGGCCACGTCCCGCTTCCGCCCTACATCGATCGTGCAGACAAGGCCACTGACCGCGATCGTTATCAGACCGTCTATGCGCGCGAGCGAGGCTCGGTTGCAGCGCCTACTGCCGGGCTCCACTTCACGCCGGAGATTCTTGACCGCCTCCGGCAGCGCGGTGTCGAAACCACTGAAGTTACCCTGCATGTCGGATTAGGTACGTTCCAGCCGGTCCACGAGGAACGCGTAGAAGACCACAAGCTTCATCAGGAGTGGTATCGCATTACACCGCAATCGGCCGACAGCATCAATCGCGCACTCGATGAGGGCCGCCGCGTGCTCGCCGTTGGAACCACCGCTGTCCGCACTCTCGAGCACGCCGGACGTAACGGCCGCATCGAAGCGGGTTCCGGCGATACCTCTTTGTTCATTTATCCGGGATATCAATTCCGCGTCGTGAGCGCCATGCTCACCAATTTTCACCTGCCGAAGAGCACGCTGCTGATGCTGGTATCAGCGTTGGGCGGGAAAGATCTGGTGCTGAGCGCCTATGAGCACGCGGTTCAGGAGAAGTACCGTTTCTACTCCTACGGCGACTGTATGTTGATCGAATGA
- a CDS encoding MFS transporter, with the protein MAATSTLSRSDRFHAVTASYLGWTLDAFDFFVVVFLVDILASQFGVSKAAIVATIGATLATRPVGAVVFGILADRYGRRIPLMANVIFFSTIGLLCGFSPNYTFFVVMRTLYGIGMGGEWGVGASLAMENAPPRWRGVLSGIVQSGYSMGYLIAAIAARFVLPNLGWRWMFWVGGIPALLALYIRTKVPESEAWQEHKLPTIGAILKSTMHYWKRFLFLVVLMTFMMFLSHGTQDLYPDFLKSEHHIAPRTVSNIAIFYNFGAIVGAILFGQLSEFVGRRKAMIAALALSLIVIPFWAFGWTPIILAIGAFVMQMGVQGAWGIIPAHLVEMSPDAARGLVPGFAYQLGILFASPTNTIEYALRDHLGYQWALASFEIMTIVSLAIIVWFGHEQKGKQFVTTAAR; encoded by the coding sequence ATGGCCGCCACATCGACTCTGAGCAGATCCGACCGCTTCCACGCGGTGACCGCCAGTTATCTCGGCTGGACCCTTGACGCTTTCGACTTCTTTGTCGTCGTGTTCCTGGTCGACATCCTTGCCTCGCAGTTTGGTGTTTCAAAAGCCGCGATCGTGGCGACTATTGGCGCCACATTAGCCACGCGTCCGGTTGGTGCAGTTGTCTTCGGCATCCTCGCTGATCGCTACGGCCGCCGCATTCCGCTGATGGCGAACGTTATCTTCTTCTCCACCATTGGCCTGCTTTGTGGTTTCTCGCCGAACTACACGTTCTTTGTCGTGATGCGCACCTTGTACGGTATCGGTATGGGCGGCGAGTGGGGTGTGGGAGCTTCGCTCGCCATGGAGAACGCTCCTCCGCGCTGGCGCGGCGTGCTTTCGGGAATCGTGCAGAGCGGATATTCCATGGGCTACCTGATTGCCGCCATCGCCGCGCGTTTTGTGCTGCCGAATCTCGGCTGGCGTTGGATGTTCTGGGTTGGCGGCATCCCTGCGCTGCTGGCGCTGTACATAAGGACGAAGGTTCCTGAATCCGAAGCGTGGCAGGAACACAAGCTCCCAACCATTGGCGCGATCCTGAAATCAACGATGCACTACTGGAAGCGTTTCTTGTTCCTCGTGGTGCTGATGACGTTCATGATGTTTCTCTCGCACGGCACGCAGGATCTCTATCCCGACTTTCTGAAGAGCGAACACCACATCGCGCCACGAACGGTGTCGAACATTGCCATCTTCTATAACTTCGGCGCAATCGTTGGGGCCATACTCTTCGGGCAACTGTCGGAGTTCGTGGGGCGCCGCAAGGCGATGATCGCCGCCCTCGCTTTGTCGCTAATCGTGATTCCGTTCTGGGCATTCGGATGGACGCCAATCATTCTCGCCATCGGCGCCTTCGTCATGCAGATGGGAGTGCAGGGCGCATGGGGCATTATTCCGGCACACCTCGTCGAAATGTCGCCCGACGCAGCGCGCGGGCTTGTCCCGGGGTTTGCGTATCAATTGGGGATCCTGTTTGCATCACCGACCAATACCATCGAATACGCCCTGCGTGACCACCTCGGCTACCAGTGGGCACTGGCGTCGTTCGAAATCATGACTATCGTTTCGCTGGCCATCATCGTCTGGTTCGGACATGAGCAGAAAGGTAAGCAGTTCGTGACCACCGCAGCACGATGA
- a CDS encoding YdcF family protein has product MYSGRKTMFLRKGRFWIVVFVLAALLILVGAKAGEFLVQDNREKSDVIVVLAGDHTTSRYNKGLELLRAGYGKVMLVNASADYLYFGHPPSEYAARYIKETAGPDVERVKVCPVWDNSTKNEAAWVVECLKKVGARSALIVTSDHHTRRALAIFRRSELGVRWTVAAAYNPKEFGTRWWTNREWAKMMLTEGERLFWWYVVDQWNQPQRHSINIQSP; this is encoded by the coding sequence ATGTATAGTGGCAGGAAAACCATGTTCCTGCGCAAAGGCCGCTTCTGGATCGTTGTATTCGTGCTCGCTGCTCTGCTGATTCTGGTGGGCGCGAAGGCCGGCGAGTTCCTGGTGCAGGATAACCGCGAGAAGTCTGACGTAATCGTGGTCCTGGCGGGAGACCATACGACGAGCCGATATAACAAGGGTCTGGAACTACTGCGGGCCGGATACGGGAAAGTCATGCTTGTGAACGCCTCCGCCGACTACCTGTACTTCGGCCATCCGCCCTCGGAATACGCGGCTCGTTACATCAAAGAGACAGCCGGGCCGGATGTCGAACGCGTCAAGGTGTGCCCGGTCTGGGACAACTCCACCAAGAATGAAGCTGCATGGGTAGTCGAGTGCCTGAAGAAGGTGGGAGCGAGAAGCGCACTGATCGTGACCAGCGATCACCACACACGACGCGCCCTGGCGATCTTTCGCCGGTCAGAGCTAGGCGTTCGATGGACGGTTGCCGCAGCTTACAACCCGAAGGAGTTCGGCACGAGATGGTGGACCAATCGCGAGTGGGCGAAGATGATGCTCACCGAAGGAGAGCGGCTGTTCTGGTGGTACGTGGTCGATCAATGGAACCAGCCACAGCGTCATTCGATCAACATACAGTCGCCGTAG
- a CDS encoding tetratricopeptide repeat protein, with protein MRSSERHQLKEDQFAAATSQTFTWAAEHRNILTYGVLAIVVIAALLVGGFYYQQNREQQASILLGDALRIYSAPVVPAGTTIPPGEIGFFSAEERAKQASGKFLEVTDNYGRTDSGAMAKYFLGLCSQDMGDNAKAEEYLKSVAGSRRSDIGALAKNALASLYHETGRDQQAIDAYKSLIDKPTNTVPKAQAQMALAELYSAKDPAQARKLYEEIVKENADNPIGNIANARMSQLK; from the coding sequence TTGCGCAGTTCCGAACGTCATCAACTGAAAGAAGATCAATTTGCCGCAGCAACGAGCCAGACCTTTACCTGGGCTGCGGAGCACCGCAACATCCTCACCTATGGAGTTTTAGCGATTGTCGTCATCGCAGCTTTGCTGGTCGGCGGTTTCTACTATCAACAGAATCGTGAGCAGCAGGCCAGCATCCTGCTAGGCGATGCATTGCGGATCTATTCGGCTCCGGTCGTGCCGGCCGGGACCACGATTCCTCCGGGTGAGATCGGCTTCTTCAGCGCGGAAGAACGCGCAAAGCAGGCCAGCGGCAAATTCCTGGAAGTAACCGACAACTACGGTCGAACCGACTCCGGCGCGATGGCCAAGTACTTCCTCGGGCTCTGTTCGCAGGACATGGGCGACAACGCCAAAGCCGAGGAGTATCTGAAGAGCGTGGCCGGTTCCCGCCGTAGCGACATCGGGGCGCTGGCGAAGAACGCGCTGGCTTCGCTGTACCACGAAACCGGACGCGACCAGCAGGCGATCGATGCCTATAAATCGTTGATCGATAAGCCGACAAATACCGTCCCAAAAGCGCAGGCACAGATGGCGCTGGCGGAACTCTATTCCGCGAAAGACCCGGCGCAGGCGCGCAAGCTGTACGAAGAGATCGTGAAAGAGAATGCCGACAATCCGATCGGAAACATCGCGAACGCGCGCATGTCGCAGTTGAAATAA
- a CDS encoding AsmA family protein yields the protein MRKLAIILVVVCVLIVLGLAIIPQFLDVNHYHDRIQAELQNRLGRPVSLGTMKLSLLPPSLTVNNVAIGEDPKFGAGPFAKANSLYVRISLLPLLRKDIQIQALSLVNPDIQLIRNKEGQWNYSSLGQAPSAPAAPASAQQKSQPPQPQKPTAAKPEAGQSAQQAPQLSLAHLQIENGRVRMIDQQKNSQNTYENIDLTLKNFAPGKAFDIDGAVRIAGKSDQEIRIEGTAGPMANGSAIIPFDGTVDLKQIPIADLQKAANIAALEGYNGTLSGSLKMKTDNGVLNSEGSLKIDDPQIKATKLGYPISLDYKLSDDLKGDVIRIENSVLKLGPTPVTIAGVMNAGPDPAQLDMRVSTQGASISEIARLAAAAGVAFNAGTDIKGNLNANISARGASNNPALNGNLQASNVEITGGQIKQAVSVPQINLSLTPTAIDSNQFTARTGGTQLAVQFSLQNYTTQAPAMRATLQTNNANVGELLSIANAYGVTAVEGMSGSGQITLNLSAAGPLKNASAMVFNGSGSLQNASLNTPSLTKPLNVRNANMRFSQNSMTLDNLAVVLDQTTAGGNLSVRNFAAPQINFALHMDKLDLAAMQKIIVTAPETQKRASFSLIPRAYAATQEPSLLSKAVGSGTISAGQILYDQIVLNDVKSQVSLNHGVIRLDPVTSTVYGGQQTGSIVLDTRQTPTAVAVNTKLQKVDANKLVSSVSSMKETLYGLLAANANTSFRAGGESNFAQSLNGQMSLDLSNGRIAKVDVLNQLASIGRFLNASAAPKQPFTDVTKLTGTFNVVNGVAETDNLRAVIPGANLAAAGTVNLANNALNMHLTAVLSKQFSDKVGGTGIGGFMQTALANNKGELVMPILVTGTTDAPRFAPDLQQVARMKLENLVPSFNNPSDLTTGILGAVLGKKGQQGTQQQQGGLGGILGAIAGKQGQQQQQQQPQKQDAVSGNEQQQNQTQPANPGGQLGDLLNQVLNKKKKSQQQQQQQQPPPDQQQK from the coding sequence ATGCGAAAACTTGCCATCATCCTCGTCGTAGTCTGTGTCCTCATCGTCCTCGGACTTGCCATCATTCCCCAGTTCCTTGATGTCAACCACTACCACGACCGTATTCAGGCGGAGTTGCAGAATCGCCTCGGGCGTCCCGTCAGCCTTGGCACCATGAAGCTTTCGCTGCTTCCGCCCTCGCTGACCGTGAACAACGTGGCGATCGGTGAGGACCCGAAGTTCGGCGCGGGCCCATTCGCGAAAGCCAACTCTCTCTACGTTCGCATCTCCCTGCTGCCGCTTTTGCGGAAGGACATCCAGATCCAGGCCCTGAGCCTGGTAAATCCCGACATCCAGCTGATCCGCAACAAGGAAGGCCAGTGGAACTACTCTTCGCTCGGTCAGGCACCTTCAGCACCTGCCGCTCCAGCCTCGGCACAGCAGAAATCGCAGCCACCGCAGCCGCAGAAGCCGACGGCAGCCAAGCCAGAAGCCGGACAGTCGGCTCAACAGGCGCCGCAGCTTTCGCTGGCCCACCTGCAGATTGAGAACGGCCGCGTCCGCATGATCGATCAGCAGAAGAACTCGCAGAACACCTACGAGAATATCGACCTTACCCTCAAGAACTTTGCGCCCGGAAAGGCGTTCGACATCGACGGGGCGGTCCGTATTGCAGGGAAGTCAGATCAAGAAATCCGGATCGAAGGCACCGCAGGCCCCATGGCGAATGGATCGGCAATCATTCCCTTCGATGGCACCGTCGACCTGAAACAAATTCCAATCGCCGATCTTCAGAAGGCCGCAAACATAGCCGCGCTCGAAGGCTATAACGGCACGCTTTCCGGCTCCTTGAAGATGAAAACCGATAACGGCGTACTCAACTCCGAGGGTTCGCTCAAGATCGACGATCCTCAAATCAAGGCCACCAAGCTCGGATATCCCATCTCGCTCGACTACAAGCTCTCGGACGACCTCAAAGGTGACGTCATTCGCATCGAGAACTCGGTCCTGAAGTTGGGTCCTACGCCCGTGACCATCGCCGGCGTCATGAACGCCGGTCCGGATCCGGCACAACTTGACATGCGCGTCTCGACTCAGGGTGCATCCATTTCGGAGATCGCCCGACTGGCCGCCGCGGCGGGAGTCGCGTTTAACGCCGGGACCGACATCAAGGGCAATCTCAACGCCAATATCTCGGCACGTGGCGCCTCGAACAATCCTGCGCTGAACGGCAACTTGCAGGCCAGCAACGTCGAGATCACAGGAGGGCAGATCAAGCAGGCTGTCAGCGTGCCCCAGATCAACTTGTCCCTCACGCCAACCGCCATCGACAGCAACCAGTTCACCGCCCGCACCGGGGGAACCCAACTTGCCGTGCAGTTCTCATTGCAGAATTACACTACTCAGGCGCCGGCCATGCGGGCGACGCTCCAGACCAACAACGCGAATGTTGGCGAACTACTTTCCATCGCAAACGCGTACGGAGTTACGGCGGTTGAGGGGATGAGCGGCTCCGGGCAAATCACTCTGAACCTCTCGGCCGCTGGCCCGCTGAAGAATGCCTCCGCAATGGTCTTCAACGGCTCTGGCTCGCTCCAGAACGCGTCGCTGAACACGCCTTCTCTCACCAAGCCGCTGAACGTTCGCAACGCGAACATGCGCTTCAGCCAGAACTCAATGACCTTGGACAACCTGGCCGTTGTGCTGGACCAGACCACCGCCGGCGGCAACCTGTCCGTCCGCAACTTCGCCGCGCCGCAGATCAACTTTGCCCTGCACATGGACAAGCTCGATCTTGCCGCCATGCAGAAGATCATCGTCACCGCGCCCGAGACTCAGAAACGGGCAAGCTTCAGCTTGATTCCGCGTGCCTATGCGGCCACCCAGGAACCTAGCCTGCTTTCGAAGGCCGTGGGCAGCGGCACTATCAGCGCTGGCCAGATTCTCTATGACCAGATCGTCCTCAACGACGTGAAGTCTCAGGTGTCGTTGAACCACGGAGTGATCCGGCTCGACCCTGTCACCAGCACTGTCTATGGTGGCCAGCAGACCGGATCCATCGTGCTTGACACCCGGCAAACACCAACCGCCGTTGCCGTTAACACCAAGCTGCAAAAAGTCGACGCCAACAAGCTTGTCTCCTCCGTCAGCTCGATGAAGGAAACGCTCTACGGTCTGCTCGCCGCAAACGCCAACACGAGCTTCCGTGCGGGAGGGGAGAGCAACTTCGCGCAATCCCTGAACGGCCAGATGTCGCTCGATCTTTCCAATGGGCGAATCGCCAAGGTCGACGTTCTCAACCAGCTTGCGAGTATCGGCCGCTTCTTGAACGCCTCGGCGGCTCCGAAGCAGCCGTTCACGGATGTTACCAAGCTTACCGGCACCTTCAACGTGGTGAACGGAGTAGCGGAAACCGACAACCTGCGCGCGGTGATCCCCGGTGCGAACCTTGCGGCCGCGGGCACCGTGAATCTCGCCAACAACGCGCTGAACATGCATCTGACGGCGGTATTGTCGAAGCAGTTCAGCGACAAAGTCGGCGGCACAGGTATCGGAGGCTTCATGCAGACCGCGCTCGCCAACAACAAAGGCGAGCTTGTGATGCCGATCCTCGTCACCGGTACCACCGACGCGCCGCGCTTTGCCCCCGATCTACAGCAGGTCGCCCGTATGAAACTCGAAAATCTGGTGCCCAGCTTCAATAATCCCAGTGACCTCACCACCGGCATCCTTGGCGCAGTACTGGGAAAGAAGGGCCAACAGGGAACCCAGCAACAACAGGGCGGCTTGGGCGGCATCCTCGGGGCCATTGCAGGCAAGCAAGGCCAGCAACAACAGCAGCAGCAACCTCAGAAGCAGGATGCGGTCAGCGGTAACGAGCAACAACAAAATCAGACCCAGCCTGCCAATCCGGGCGGCCAACTGGGCGATTTGCTCAACCAGGTGCTGAATAAAAAGAAAAAGTCACAGCAGCAGCAACAACAGCAGCAACCGCCGCCAGACCAGCAACAGAAGTAG
- a CDS encoding DUF2905 domain-containing protein, with protein MTGIGKLLIVAGSLTVVLGIVVVLAGKTNLPLGRLPGDIVYRGKNTTFYFPLVTCIVLSLVLSAIMWILGRFSR; from the coding sequence GTGACGGGCATTGGCAAGCTGCTGATTGTCGCGGGCTCGCTCACGGTTGTGCTCGGCATCGTAGTCGTGCTCGCCGGCAAGACAAATCTTCCACTCGGGCGCCTGCCGGGAGACATCGTCTATCGAGGGAAGAACACAACCTTCTATTTTCCGCTGGTTACCTGCATCGTGCTGAGCCTTGTGCTTTCGGCGATTATGTGGATCCTGGGACGGTTCTCGCGGTGA
- the amrA gene encoding AmmeMemoRadiSam system protein A, with product MPEYSKDERRQLLALARESITAALDSRKLDLTPPSEHLAEHRGAFTTLHIAGELRGCVGYVFPQYSLYRTVAETSCAAAFDDPRFTPVQKQEVPSLQFEISVLSPLQPIDPEDVEIGVHGLVITYGNRRGLLLPQVPNEHGWDRETFLQQTCLKAGLPSDAWEHGAKVEAFTAEIFSEQDF from the coding sequence ATGCCCGAATATTCAAAAGACGAACGCCGTCAACTCCTCGCTCTCGCTCGGGAATCCATCACGGCTGCGTTAGACAGTCGAAAACTCGACCTGACTCCGCCCTCCGAACACCTAGCCGAGCACCGCGGCGCCTTCACCACGCTCCACATCGCGGGCGAACTGCGTGGGTGTGTCGGCTATGTCTTCCCGCAGTATTCGCTCTACCGCACCGTAGCCGAAACCTCCTGCGCGGCCGCCTTTGACGATCCCCGTTTCACGCCGGTGCAGAAACAGGAAGTCCCGTCGTTGCAGTTCGAGATTAGCGTGCTCTCGCCGCTGCAACCGATCGACCCGGAAGACGTCGAAATCGGCGTTCATGGGTTGGTAATCACTTACGGCAATCGTCGCGGACTGCTGCTCCCGCAGGTTCCTAATGAGCATGGCTGGGATCGGGAGACCTTCCTCCAGCAAACCTGCCTCAAAGCCGGACTGCCGTCCGATGCCTGGGAGCACGGCGCGAAAGTAGAAGCCTTCACCGCCGAGATATTTTCAGAACAAGATTTTTAG
- a CDS encoding M28 family metallopeptidase, protein MSPFFSATRRTFVVGSRQVKLLIAVLVLLVAGSASGAKNGRATESPTTSGIATANETLFLSVPNPASAEEHMKILAAEPHIAGSPEDYKTAQYVAVRFREAGLDTSIVEYRVWLDYPAEVSVKAYGPGGPIMVGPTPEQVDHDPYQNHAHVLPAFSGYSPSGDVTAPVVYANYGRPEDFQALQQMGVDVRGKIVLVRYGENFRGVKAYLAQEAGAAGLIIYSDPSDDGYTKGDVYPKGPWRPSTGVQRGTVEFGFQHPGDPTTPGFASRVDLPDSQRINPMSNSDMPRIPITPLSAHDAQPILAALAGPAAPHDWQGTLPLTYRAGPGPVKIHLKVKHDYGYRTIWNVIGKIKGTAYPDELVVAGNHRDAWVYGAVDPVSGTVAMLEAVRGLGVLLKSGWKPKRTIVFASWDAEEQGLIGSTEWVEDNRALLAKAVVYFNTDTGAAGPNFRAAATPSLRNFLRDITMIVPSPKGGMLFEQWRNLAQWTAPAAGGSDVALGNLGSGSDYTSFVDHMGIPASDIRTSGNYGVYHSVFDNYEWYRKFGDPGFLYSQMVARVFGLQVLRMADADVLPYDYQVYGMDIMQYVLAAEDRAKDTFGEGAPDFSPVLRAAKRFVSAGRMIGREQTQVTGDVRELNETLINVERDLLLPDGLPKRPWFRHAIFAPADLKGYAASVIPGVNEAIGYGDLALTTQQIGELAKALNRAASRMESYRPRSYNVLQANK, encoded by the coding sequence ATGTCGCCATTCTTTTCCGCCACGCGGCGGACCTTCGTTGTGGGGTCGAGGCAAGTCAAGCTCTTGATCGCAGTTCTGGTGCTGCTTGTTGCGGGCAGCGCCTCTGGCGCGAAAAACGGTCGCGCCACAGAAAGCCCCACCACCTCGGGCATTGCCACTGCGAATGAAACGCTTTTCCTTTCCGTACCGAATCCCGCGTCGGCAGAAGAACATATGAAGATCCTTGCGGCGGAACCGCACATCGCCGGTTCGCCCGAGGACTACAAGACTGCCCAGTACGTCGCCGTGCGTTTCCGAGAAGCCGGACTTGACACGTCCATTGTCGAGTACAGAGTCTGGCTCGATTACCCCGCTGAAGTCTCGGTCAAAGCCTATGGCCCAGGCGGGCCGATTATGGTCGGTCCCACGCCCGAGCAAGTTGATCACGATCCCTACCAGAACCACGCGCACGTCCTGCCGGCGTTCAGCGGATACTCGCCTTCCGGCGATGTAACCGCGCCCGTCGTATACGCAAATTACGGGCGTCCGGAAGACTTCCAGGCCCTACAGCAGATGGGCGTGGATGTTCGCGGAAAAATTGTGCTGGTCCGCTACGGTGAGAATTTCCGTGGCGTGAAGGCCTACCTGGCGCAGGAAGCCGGAGCCGCAGGGCTCATCATTTACTCCGACCCTTCCGATGACGGCTACACCAAGGGAGACGTTTATCCCAAAGGTCCGTGGCGTCCAAGTACGGGCGTGCAACGAGGCACGGTGGAATTCGGCTTCCAGCATCCGGGCGATCCGACCACTCCCGGCTTTGCCTCCCGTGTAGACCTGCCCGATTCCCAGCGTATTAATCCGATGTCGAACTCGGACATGCCCAGGATTCCGATCACGCCCTTGAGTGCACACGACGCTCAGCCCATTCTGGCCGCACTGGCCGGGCCTGCCGCCCCGCACGATTGGCAAGGTACGCTCCCGTTGACCTATCGTGCCGGACCTGGTCCAGTGAAGATTCACCTGAAGGTGAAGCACGATTACGGCTATCGAACCATCTGGAACGTGATCGGCAAGATCAAGGGCACCGCCTATCCGGATGAGCTAGTGGTTGCCGGCAATCACCGTGATGCGTGGGTCTATGGCGCAGTCGATCCTGTCAGCGGTACGGTCGCCATGCTTGAGGCGGTCAGGGGGCTGGGTGTCCTGCTGAAGAGCGGGTGGAAACCCAAGCGAACGATCGTGTTCGCGAGTTGGGACGCTGAGGAGCAGGGTCTCATCGGTTCCACCGAATGGGTGGAAGACAACCGAGCGTTGCTGGCTAAAGCAGTCGTCTACTTTAATACCGATACTGGTGCTGCGGGACCGAACTTCCGCGCCGCCGCCACTCCGAGTCTCCGCAATTTCCTGCGCGACATCACGATGATCGTGCCGAGCCCAAAGGGCGGCATGCTTTTCGAGCAATGGCGGAACCTTGCGCAATGGACTGCTCCGGCCGCGGGCGGTTCCGATGTCGCATTGGGCAATCTTGGCAGCGGTTCGGATTACACGTCGTTCGTCGATCACATGGGTATTCCGGCCAGCGACATACGGACCAGCGGGAATTATGGTGTGTATCACTCGGTTTTCGATAACTACGAGTGGTACCGCAAGTTCGGCGATCCTGGATTTCTCTATTCCCAGATGGTGGCCCGCGTCTTCGGCTTGCAGGTATTGCGTATGGCTGATGCCGACGTGCTTCCTTACGATTATCAGGTTTACGGCATGGACATCATGCAGTACGTGCTCGCGGCCGAAGATCGTGCCAAGGACACCTTCGGAGAAGGAGCGCCGGATTTCTCTCCCGTGCTTCGCGCGGCTAAGCGTTTCGTCAGCGCCGGACGCATGATCGGCAGGGAACAGACTCAGGTCACTGGTGACGTCCGCGAGTTGAACGAAACCCTCATCAACGTGGAACGCGATCTGCTCTTGCCTGACGGATTGCCCAAGCGCCCGTGGTTCCGTCACGCGATCTTTGCTCCGGCGGACTTAAAGGGCTACGCCGCTTCCGTCATCCCTGGCGTGAATGAAGCAATTGGCTACGGCGACCTCGCCTTGACCACGCAGCAGATCGGGGAACTCGCCAAGGCGTTGAACCGCGCAGCCTCCCGGATGGAGTCCTATCGTCCGCGTAGTTACAACGTGTTGCAGGCGAACAAGTAA
- the pgsA gene encoding CDP-diacylglycerol--glycerol-3-phosphate 3-phosphatidyltransferase, whose protein sequence is MNLPNSITLTRIASIPVLIWLLTTKRIIGVYGEQELIASTVFILASITDGIDGYLARKRNQITTMGMLLDPLADKLMIAAAYITLVQVNPHIVPAWMAVIIVGREFLVSGLRSIAAAQGFTIEASDLGKSKMVVQIVSVVAAILSHRWLEWDIPGTTWVFPVDLIAHFAIWFMVVLSLAGAADYFWAFWSKIDKQVVKRQRRRSFVLSRRKKRDVAPGTAHTP, encoded by the coding sequence ATGAATCTACCGAACTCCATTACGTTGACGCGAATCGCCAGCATCCCTGTACTCATCTGGCTGCTGACGACCAAGCGCATCATTGGCGTGTATGGAGAGCAGGAACTGATCGCCTCGACCGTCTTTATCCTTGCTTCGATTACCGACGGCATCGACGGCTATCTGGCTCGCAAGCGTAATCAGATCACCACGATGGGAATGTTGCTCGATCCCCTCGCCGACAAACTGATGATCGCCGCCGCCTACATCACCTTGGTGCAGGTGAACCCGCACATTGTTCCTGCGTGGATGGCCGTGATCATCGTCGGGCGAGAGTTCCTCGTCAGCGGACTGCGGTCCATCGCGGCGGCACAGGGCTTCACCATCGAAGCCAGCGACCTCGGCAAGTCCAAGATGGTCGTCCAGATCGTGTCCGTCGTGGCTGCGATCCTTTCCCACCGATGGCTCGAATGGGACATCCCCGGCACAACGTGGGTTTTTCCCGTTGACCTGATCGCGCACTTTGCCATCTGGTTCATGGTTGTGCTGTCTCTTGCAGGCGCAGCCGATTATTTCTGGGCATTCTGGTCCAAGATCGACAAACAGGTTGTCAAACGCCAGCGCCGCCGCTCATTCGTCCTAAGCCGTCGTAAGAAACGCGACGTTGCGCCCGGAACCGCACACACTCCTTAA